One genomic segment of Polynucleobacter sp. MWH-UH2A includes these proteins:
- the rimI gene encoding ribosomal protein S18-alanine N-acetyltransferase: protein MTSPKDVAELSFMPMQLTDLDAVLAIEAVSHLHPWTRGNFSDSLAAAHWAYCIRPSLSKDEEVPGTFLDSQALWAYCILYPAVDELHLLNITVSPELRKLGLGARMMEAIEGVAAQQKMPRIILEVRPTNEPALSLYQKLGFEQIGLRKGYYPASQETGIREDAIVMAKSIKLEP from the coding sequence ATGACAAGCCCAAAAGACGTGGCTGAGCTTTCTTTTATGCCAATGCAGCTAACTGATTTAGATGCTGTATTAGCGATTGAGGCCGTTTCTCACTTACATCCTTGGACCAGGGGAAATTTCTCTGACTCATTGGCCGCCGCGCATTGGGCATATTGCATTAGACCAAGCCTTAGTAAAGATGAAGAAGTTCCGGGTACCTTTCTGGATTCTCAGGCCCTATGGGCCTACTGCATTCTGTATCCTGCGGTAGATGAGCTTCATCTTCTGAATATTACTGTCTCACCCGAATTAAGAAAGCTAGGGTTGGGCGCTCGCATGATGGAGGCAATTGAAGGGGTTGCGGCTCAACAAAAAATGCCTCGAATTATTTTAGAAGTGCGACCTACTAATGAGCCGGCATTGTCTTTATATCAAAAACTAGGCTTTGAGCAGATCGGTCTTCGTAAAGGCTACTACCCAGCCAGTCAAGAGACAGGTATTCGTGAAGATGCAATTGTGATGGCAAAATCCATTAAGCTAGAGCCATGA
- the accC gene encoding acetyl-CoA carboxylase biotin carboxylase subunit yields MFKKILIANRGEIACRVMKTAKKMGIKTVAVYSEADKEARHVQLADEAVCIGPAPSRESYLVIDRIIQACKDTGAEAVHPGYGFLSENEQFAKRCEQEGITFIGPKHQSIAAMGDKIASKKLAQEAKVNTIPGYNDAIDTTEEAVKIAQGIGYPVMIKASAGGGGKGLRVAFNDKEAAEGFAACKTEAMNSFGDDRIFIEKFVEGPRHIEIQVLGDSHGNVVYLNERDCSIQRRHQKVIEEAPSPFIDPATRKAMGEQAVALAKAVNYQSAGTVEFVVGKDKSFYFLEMNTRLQVEHPVTESITGLDLVEQMIRVAAGEKLAFKQEDVKLDGWSMECRINADDPFRNFLPSTGRLVKYRPPESVNGVRVDTGVYEGGEIPMYYDSMIAKLIVHGKDRSEAIEKMRSALNDFVIRGIHSNIPFQAALLQHPRFVNGDFTTGFVAEEYPEGFKKDSVQPADPKRLAALAAFMRYRYLEHIKMIDGQLAGHEMVIAKKFVVVTGKKTGSMTDPYEVPIRVELKDGVYSVYIDEKDGVSRYDIVSDWRPGQICLNATINGTQKITAQVERKGVKFYLVLDGAHYECMVLSPLGAELQRRMPVKLPPDTSKLIMSPMPGLLTKIAVKVGESVTAGQKLASIEAMKMENTISAVQDGVVAEICAKEGDSLAVDQLIIRFE; encoded by the coding sequence ATGTTTAAGAAAATTTTGATTGCTAACCGCGGTGAAATTGCTTGCCGTGTGATGAAAACCGCCAAAAAGATGGGTATCAAAACGGTTGCCGTGTATTCAGAGGCGGATAAAGAAGCTCGACACGTACAGCTCGCCGATGAAGCAGTTTGTATTGGGCCTGCTCCATCAAGAGAGTCCTATCTGGTGATAGATCGAATCATTCAGGCTTGTAAAGATACAGGCGCAGAAGCAGTTCATCCTGGTTATGGCTTCTTGTCTGAGAATGAGCAATTTGCAAAGCGCTGCGAACAAGAGGGTATTACCTTTATTGGTCCTAAGCATCAGTCTATTGCAGCCATGGGTGACAAAATCGCTTCTAAGAAATTAGCACAAGAGGCTAAAGTCAATACAATCCCCGGTTACAACGATGCAATTGATACCACTGAAGAGGCTGTCAAGATTGCTCAAGGCATTGGCTATCCAGTCATGATTAAAGCATCTGCAGGTGGCGGCGGTAAAGGCCTGCGTGTTGCATTTAATGATAAAGAAGCAGCCGAAGGTTTTGCGGCCTGTAAGACTGAGGCAATGAATAGTTTCGGTGACGACCGGATCTTTATTGAAAAATTTGTCGAAGGCCCAAGACATATTGAGATTCAGGTGTTGGGTGATTCACATGGCAATGTAGTGTATTTGAATGAGCGTGATTGCTCTATTCAGCGTCGCCATCAAAAGGTCATTGAAGAAGCGCCATCCCCATTTATTGATCCTGCGACACGTAAGGCTATGGGTGAGCAAGCTGTTGCACTCGCAAAAGCTGTTAACTATCAGTCTGCTGGAACGGTGGAATTTGTAGTTGGTAAAGACAAGTCTTTCTACTTCCTTGAAATGAATACTCGCTTGCAGGTAGAGCATCCAGTTACCGAAAGTATCACTGGGCTGGATTTGGTGGAGCAAATGATTCGTGTTGCTGCTGGCGAAAAATTGGCATTCAAACAGGAAGATGTGAAATTAGACGGTTGGTCAATGGAGTGCCGTATTAACGCGGATGACCCATTCCGTAATTTCTTGCCTTCAACAGGACGCCTTGTGAAATATCGTCCACCAGAGTCTGTGAATGGCGTTCGCGTGGATACTGGCGTATACGAAGGTGGCGAGATTCCGATGTACTACGACTCCATGATTGCGAAGTTGATTGTGCATGGTAAAGATCGTAGTGAGGCCATTGAGAAAATGCGCTCTGCACTGAATGATTTTGTGATTCGCGGCATTCATTCCAATATTCCTTTCCAGGCGGCCTTGTTGCAACATCCGCGATTTGTGAATGGCGATTTCACTACAGGTTTTGTTGCTGAAGAATACCCAGAGGGCTTTAAGAAGGATTCGGTACAACCTGCTGACCCTAAGCGATTAGCCGCATTGGCTGCATTTATGCGCTATCGTTACCTTGAGCACATCAAGATGATCGATGGACAGTTGGCGGGTCATGAGATGGTGATTGCTAAGAAATTTGTCGTTGTAACGGGCAAAAAAACGGGCTCAATGACTGATCCGTACGAGGTTCCAATTCGTGTTGAGCTAAAAGACGGTGTCTATTCTGTTTATATCGATGAAAAAGACGGTGTTAGCCGTTATGACATCGTGAGTGATTGGAGGCCCGGTCAAATTTGTCTTAATGCGACCATTAATGGCACCCAAAAAATCACTGCTCAAGTGGAGCGCAAGGGTGTAAAGTTTTATTTAGTTCTTGATGGCGCGCATTATGAGTGCATGGTTCTCAGTCCTTTGGGTGCTGAATTGCAACGTCGTATGCCAGTGAAACTTCCACCAGACACTTCTAAACTAATCATGTCACCAATGCCTGGTTTGCTTACGAAGATAGCTGTGAAGGTGGGCGAATCTGTGACAGCAGGTCAAAAGCTAGCTTCTATTGAGGCAATGAAGATGGAGAATACGATTTCTGCTGTTCAGGATGGTGTTGTCGCTGAGATTTGCGCCAAAGAAGGCGACAGTTTGGCGGTTGATCAATTGATTATTCGTTTTGAATAA
- a CDS encoding DNA polymerase III subunit psi has translation MSHTHASYLKEMGITEWVSRDTTASSVLAPEASPEASVPQDSEPSPRSHWWFFGSKPQGDAQLLFQNVIKVLGLSSHEWSWRLPADDLSQLKLPEDGLPVIAVAFGGPAAQKITGERDLLPQLRETILALNTGNDDEIPVVASQDLAQVVNKPQEKASLWQDLLLAKSVLQNS, from the coding sequence ATGAGCCATACACACGCAAGCTATCTAAAGGAAATGGGAATCACAGAGTGGGTGTCCCGTGATACCACTGCGTCTTCTGTGCTTGCACCAGAAGCTTCACCTGAAGCCTCAGTGCCACAAGACAGCGAGCCTTCCCCTCGTTCACATTGGTGGTTTTTTGGATCTAAGCCGCAGGGTGATGCTCAGCTTTTGTTTCAGAATGTGATCAAGGTTTTGGGTTTGTCATCTCATGAATGGTCATGGAGACTTCCGGCCGATGATTTATCTCAGTTGAAATTACCAGAGGATGGTTTGCCTGTTATTGCGGTTGCCTTTGGAGGTCCGGCTGCGCAAAAGATCACGGGTGAACGAGATCTTTTGCCTCAATTGCGTGAAACCATACTGGCCTTAAATACCGGTAACGATGATGAGATTCCGGTAGTGGCATCGCAAGACCTGGCGCAAGTCGTTAATAAGCCGCAAGAGAAGGCCTCGCTTTGGCAAGACTTGTTATTAGCTAAATCTGTTTTGCAAAATAGTTAA
- the meaB gene encoding methylmalonyl Co-A mutase-associated GTPase MeaB, with protein MLEAVDQALVNELTGAPSLKQRRALAKVITLLESTRLDHRKRADEVLNALLPKTGKSFRLGISGVPGVGKSTLIESLGLYLIEKGHRVAVLAIDPSSSLSGGSILGDKTRMERLSVLENAFIRPSPSSLTLGGVAEKTREAMLVAEAAGFDVVIVETVGVGQSEIAVAGMTDMFLLLQLPNAGDDLQAIKKGVMEIADLIVINKVDIDPDAAMRAQLFITSSLRLLGFQGNPDHASHDADFWHPTVMTLSALEGRGVPELWGKISHFERLQKANGKFDSRRKNQAGAWMWDRIDAGLKNAFRSNEAVQALLPNLVAEVNQGTMAPSVAARRLLESMGHEFF; from the coding sequence ATGCTCGAAGCAGTTGATCAGGCTTTAGTGAATGAACTCACTGGCGCTCCTTCGCTTAAACAGCGTCGAGCGCTAGCGAAAGTCATCACTCTGCTTGAGTCGACTCGTCTGGATCATCGCAAGCGTGCCGATGAAGTGCTTAATGCCTTGTTGCCAAAAACGGGGAAGTCTTTTCGTTTGGGTATTTCTGGGGTTCCGGGGGTTGGCAAATCAACCCTGATTGAATCACTTGGGCTGTATTTGATTGAAAAAGGTCATCGGGTTGCGGTACTAGCAATTGATCCTTCATCTAGCTTATCTGGCGGCTCAATCCTTGGCGACAAAACTCGCATGGAGCGCCTCTCGGTATTGGAGAATGCTTTTATACGGCCCAGCCCATCGTCCTTAACCTTAGGTGGTGTTGCTGAGAAAACCCGTGAGGCAATGTTAGTGGCTGAGGCTGCAGGCTTTGATGTTGTCATCGTTGAGACAGTGGGTGTTGGCCAAAGTGAAATAGCGGTAGCGGGTATGACGGATATGTTCTTGTTACTTCAGTTGCCTAATGCTGGTGATGATTTACAGGCGATCAAAAAAGGCGTCATGGAAATCGCAGACTTAATCGTGATTAATAAAGTCGATATTGATCCCGATGCCGCAATGCGTGCACAGCTCTTTATTACCAGTTCATTGCGCTTATTGGGCTTTCAAGGAAATCCAGACCATGCTTCCCACGATGCTGATTTTTGGCATCCAACTGTAATGACTTTGAGTGCCCTTGAGGGTAGAGGTGTGCCGGAATTGTGGGGGAAGATTTCTCATTTTGAAAGGCTACAGAAGGCAAACGGCAAGTTCGACTCGCGCCGTAAGAATCAAGCTGGTGCATGGATGTGGGACCGTATTGATGCTGGTCTGAAGAACGCATTTCGTAGTAATGAAGCGGTACAAGCGCTTCTACCAAATTTAGTTGCAGAAGTTAATCAAGGAACCATGGCGCCTTCAGTAGCAGCAAGACGCTTGTTGGAGTCCATGGGTCATGAATTTTTCTAA
- the tsaB gene encoding tRNA (adenosine(37)-N6)-threonylcarbamoyltransferase complex dimerization subunit type 1 TsaB: MTRILAIDTSSAWCSVALSLGDSEPTFRHQPVAAGASQLLLPWIEELLLESKLAIADLDAVAVGVGPGAFTGVRLGVAAVQGLAVAANLPVIPVASLDSIAMQLIANPNFQKVHPSQFVIAIDARMDEIYWAKYEYKSPGIAPKRLGDIHLSSPESIDLNGAEYLAGSAIPAFGNRLFKHRELPKDRLDGDINVSALGVLNCAIPKFASGKHISVHELEPLYVRNKVALTTEEREQAFKKSE, from the coding sequence TTGACGCGCATATTGGCCATCGACACCTCTTCAGCTTGGTGTTCGGTGGCTTTATCTTTAGGTGATTCAGAGCCTACATTTCGACACCAGCCGGTTGCCGCTGGTGCCAGTCAATTGCTATTGCCTTGGATTGAAGAGTTACTTCTAGAGTCTAAGCTTGCCATTGCAGATTTAGATGCGGTTGCTGTTGGTGTTGGCCCTGGCGCATTCACCGGCGTGCGCTTGGGGGTTGCTGCTGTTCAAGGATTGGCAGTAGCTGCAAACTTGCCAGTGATTCCTGTTGCAAGCCTAGATTCAATTGCAATGCAGTTGATAGCCAATCCAAACTTTCAAAAAGTACACCCAAGTCAATTTGTCATTGCCATAGATGCACGTATGGATGAAATTTACTGGGCAAAATATGAATATAAGTCTCCAGGAATAGCCCCCAAGAGATTGGGTGATATTCATCTGAGTAGTCCCGAGTCAATTGATCTTAATGGTGCAGAGTATTTAGCTGGTAGTGCAATACCTGCTTTCGGCAATCGCTTATTTAAGCATCGTGAGTTACCTAAGGATCGTCTGGATGGGGATATCAATGTATCTGCCTTGGGCGTATTAAATTGCGCCATACCAAAGTTTGCGAGTGGCAAACATATTTCCGTTCATGAATTAGAGCCGCTTTATGTTCGCAATAAGGTAGCTCTTACTACTGAAGAGCGTGAGCAGGCGTTTAAGAAAAGCGAATAA
- a CDS encoding VOC family protein — protein MTAKPFKILGIQQIAIGGENKDRLKKLWVDLFGFEYKSTFVSERENVDEDICAIGSGVHEIEVDLMQPLDINKKPAVHQTPLNHIGLWVDDLPKAVEWLSANGLRFAPGGIRKGAGGHDITFVHPKGNDEFPMSGEGVLIELVQAPPEVIVGLRS, from the coding sequence ATGACAGCAAAGCCTTTTAAGATTCTCGGGATTCAACAAATTGCTATTGGTGGCGAAAATAAGGATCGCCTAAAGAAACTTTGGGTTGATTTGTTTGGTTTTGAGTACAAAAGCACTTTTGTTTCTGAGCGTGAGAATGTGGATGAAGATATTTGTGCTATTGGCAGTGGCGTACATGAGATCGAGGTTGACCTCATGCAGCCGCTAGATATCAATAAAAAACCAGCTGTACATCAAACTCCACTAAATCATATTGGCCTATGGGTTGATGATCTGCCAAAGGCGGTTGAGTGGTTATCCGCGAATGGCTTGCGTTTTGCGCCTGGTGGTATTCGCAAAGGCGCCGGTGGTCACGACATCACCTTCGTCCATCCCAAGGGAAATGACGAGTTTCCGATGAGTGGTGAAGGGGTGTTAATTGAACTGGTTCAAGCACCTCCAGAGGTGATTGTAGGTTTGCGTTCATAA
- the lplT gene encoding lysophospholipid transporter LplT produces MNRSFYIIMAAQFFSSLADNALLIAAIALLAQLSAPAWMTPLLKLFFVLSYVVLAAFVGAFADSRPKGNVMFITNTIKFIGCVAMLFGGHPLLSYAIVGLGAAAYSPAKYGILTELLPAEKLVAANGWIEGLTVGSIILGTVLGGVLISSTVSQSLLALDMPSFDTGIDTPAESAILIIMMIYVVAALINLKIPDTGARYVSQKTNPIALIKDFSICFKTLWNDRLGQISLAVTTLFWGAGATLQFIVIKWAQVALHMNLSQGAILQAISAVGVAGGAVWAAWRVPLRNSLNVLPYGIAMGLVVCVMAIYNSDLLPNTPLVTIGKLQVTLNLLPAYGLLILVGWLAGYFVVPMNALLQHRGHVLMSAGHSIAVQNFNENISVLAMLAIYSLLIWLDAPVQGVIVGFGLAVSGIMWLVIKRHARNQAEYDSMHLIGEHKH; encoded by the coding sequence ATGAACCGTAGTTTTTACATCATTATGGCGGCGCAATTTTTTTCGTCGCTAGCTGATAACGCCCTGCTCATTGCAGCAATTGCTCTTCTGGCCCAGCTTAGCGCTCCGGCCTGGATGACTCCTTTGCTCAAATTATTCTTCGTATTGTCCTACGTAGTGCTCGCCGCATTTGTTGGCGCCTTTGCGGATTCCCGCCCAAAAGGCAATGTTATGTTCATTACCAATACTATTAAATTCATTGGTTGCGTTGCGATGCTTTTTGGTGGGCACCCATTACTGTCCTATGCGATTGTTGGCTTAGGTGCTGCGGCATACTCTCCTGCTAAATACGGAATTCTGACTGAACTCCTCCCTGCAGAAAAATTAGTAGCCGCAAATGGCTGGATTGAAGGTCTCACTGTTGGCTCTATTATTTTGGGTACAGTACTAGGTGGTGTATTAATTAGCAGCACTGTTTCACAAAGCTTACTTGCATTAGATATGCCAAGTTTTGATACCGGCATCGATACTCCAGCGGAATCTGCAATTCTCATCATCATGATGATTTATGTCGTTGCAGCCCTGATTAACCTCAAGATTCCGGATACAGGGGCACGCTACGTCTCTCAAAAGACAAATCCCATTGCACTGATTAAAGATTTTTCCATATGTTTTAAAACACTTTGGAACGATCGTCTTGGACAAATCTCGCTAGCGGTGACCACCTTGTTTTGGGGTGCTGGCGCGACTTTGCAATTCATTGTTATTAAATGGGCGCAGGTTGCCTTGCATATGAATCTTTCTCAGGGTGCAATATTGCAAGCCATTTCAGCGGTAGGAGTGGCTGGAGGAGCTGTATGGGCCGCTTGGCGCGTTCCACTACGAAACTCTCTCAATGTATTGCCATACGGCATCGCCATGGGCTTAGTAGTTTGTGTAATGGCTATCTACAACTCGGATCTACTACCTAATACACCACTCGTGACAATCGGAAAATTGCAAGTTACATTGAACTTATTGCCTGCATATGGATTGCTCATTTTGGTTGGCTGGCTTGCTGGTTACTTTGTGGTGCCCATGAACGCTCTGTTGCAGCATCGCGGACATGTATTGATGTCGGCGGGCCACTCTATTGCAGTACAAAACTTCAATGAGAATATTTCCGTTCTAGCAATGTTGGCAATCTACTCCTTGCTAATTTGGCTAGATGCACCTGTTCAAGGTGTCATAGTTGGCTTTGGGCTTGCTGTCAGTGGGATCATGTGGCTTGTAATCAAGCGTCACGCTCGCAACCAAGCGGAATATGATTCCATGCATCTCATCGGTGAGCATAAACACTAA
- a CDS encoding acyl-CoA carboxylase subunit beta: MKEIIQQLEAKRELARLGGGQKRIQAQHSKGKLTARERIELLLDAGTFEEWDMFVEHRCHDFGMGDQTVPGDGVVTGYGMINGRLVFVFSQDFTVLGGSLSEAHAEKICKIMDQAMKVGAPVIGLNDSGGARIQEGVASLGGYAEIFQRNVTASGVIPQISLIMGPSAGGAVYSPALTDFIFMVKDSSYMFVTGPEVVKTVTHEDVTAEELGGAVTHSTVSGVCDLAFDNDVDAIMMLRRFFNYLPLSNREKPPLIKGANRTEEPDFSLDTLVPSNPNQPYDMKELIEKIVDDGEFFELQPDYAKNIVIGFARMEGRSIGIVANQPLVLAGCLDIKASIKAARFVRFCDAFNIPVVTLVDVPGFMPGTAQEYGGIIKHGAKLLYAYADCTVPKVTLITRKAYGGAYDVMASKHLRGDVNFAWPSAEIAVMGPKGAVEIIFREEKSDPEKIAAREAEYKSKFANPFVAGRRGYIDDVILPHETRKRIARSLAMLKDKDLKNPARKHGNIPL, encoded by the coding sequence ATGAAGGAAATCATTCAACAACTAGAGGCAAAGCGCGAGCTGGCACGCCTTGGTGGTGGGCAAAAGCGTATTCAGGCTCAGCACTCAAAGGGTAAGTTGACAGCCCGTGAGCGTATTGAGCTCTTGCTTGATGCGGGCACATTTGAAGAGTGGGATATGTTTGTTGAACACCGTTGCCACGACTTTGGCATGGGTGACCAAACTGTTCCTGGTGATGGCGTAGTCACTGGTTATGGAATGATTAACGGACGCCTGGTATTTGTGTTCTCACAGGATTTCACAGTCTTAGGTGGTTCTTTGTCTGAAGCGCATGCTGAAAAGATTTGCAAGATCATGGATCAGGCCATGAAAGTAGGGGCACCAGTGATTGGTTTGAATGACTCTGGCGGCGCTCGTATTCAGGAGGGTGTAGCCTCTCTGGGCGGCTATGCAGAAATTTTCCAGCGTAACGTCACTGCTTCTGGTGTGATTCCGCAGATTTCCTTGATCATGGGGCCATCTGCCGGTGGCGCCGTGTACTCACCGGCACTGACCGACTTCATCTTTATGGTGAAAGACAGTTCATATATGTTCGTAACAGGTCCTGAAGTGGTGAAAACAGTGACACATGAAGATGTCACTGCTGAAGAGTTGGGTGGTGCTGTGACGCATTCAACCGTATCGGGCGTGTGTGATTTGGCTTTTGACAATGATGTCGATGCCATCATGATGTTGCGCCGCTTTTTTAACTATCTACCTTTATCTAACCGTGAGAAACCGCCACTGATTAAAGGCGCGAACCGTACTGAAGAGCCAGATTTCTCCTTAGATACGTTAGTTCCTTCTAACCCTAATCAACCTTATGACATGAAGGAGTTGATTGAGAAGATTGTGGATGATGGTGAGTTTTTTGAGCTCCAGCCAGATTACGCAAAGAATATCGTAATCGGGTTTGCTCGCATGGAAGGTCGCTCAATCGGTATCGTGGCGAACCAACCCTTAGTGCTTGCAGGTTGCCTGGATATTAAGGCATCCATCAAAGCTGCACGTTTTGTACGTTTCTGCGATGCTTTCAATATTCCAGTCGTGACATTGGTTGACGTTCCTGGATTCATGCCTGGTACAGCCCAAGAGTACGGCGGCATCATTAAACATGGCGCGAAGTTGCTTTATGCGTATGCGGACTGCACAGTGCCGAAAGTCACCTTGATTACTCGTAAGGCTTATGGCGGCGCATATGACGTAATGGCTTCCAAGCACTTACGTGGTGATGTCAACTTTGCTTGGCCTTCTGCTGAGATTGCAGTAATGGGACCAAAGGGCGCAGTGGAAATTATTTTCCGGGAAGAGAAATCAGACCCCGAAAAGATTGCCGCGCGCGAAGCGGAATACAAATCGAAGTTTGCAAATCCTTTTGTCGCAGGTCGGCGTGGATATATTGATGACGTCATTCTTCCGCATGAGACCCGTAAACGTATCGCCCGCTCTTTGGCAATGCTAAAAGATAAAGACTTGAAAAATCCTGCGCGTAAACACGGCAATATTCCTCTGTAA
- the scpA gene encoding methylmalonyl-CoA mutase — protein sequence MQQKTRECFVSSEKKNPSNKEWPSFPDVNLDSWNKAAQKSAPNGDVDQLGWKTPDGIHLKALYTSSDAKDLNYTDTLPGFEPFIRGPQATMYSVRPWTIRQYAGFSTAEESNAFYRKALEAGGQGVSVAFDLATHRGYDSDHPRVTGDVGKAGVAIDSVEDMKILFDGIPLDKVSVSMTMNGAVLPVLAGYIVAGEEQGVKQEQLSGTIQNDILKEFMVRNTYIYPPEPSMRIIGDIIEYTAKNMPKFNSISISGYHMQEAGANQVLELAFTLADGKEYVKTALAKGLDVDGFAGRLSFFFAIGMNFYLEVAKLRAARLLWWRIMKSFEPKNPKSLMLRTHCQTSGWSLTEQDPYNNVVRTTVEAMAAVFGGTQSLHTNSLDEAIALPSEFSSRIARNTQLILQEETHITSVIDPWAGSYMMESLTQEMADKAWEIIQEVDAMGGMTKAVESGWAKLKIEAAAAEKQAKIDSGSDVIVGVNKYKLAKEDLVDVLMIDNDKVRDGQVARLKNIKAKRDSKKVEAALLALTKAAEEGTGNLLELSVNAIRLRATVGEVSDALEKVYGRHRADTQKVTGVYAAAYDSAEGWAKLQTEIADFAKEFGRRPRVMIAKLGQDGHDRGAKVVATAYADLGFDVDIGPLFQTPEECARQAIENDVHALGVSTLAAGHKTLVPAIIAELKKQGSDDIIVFVGGVIPRQDYEFLYEAGVKGIYGPGTPIPASAKDVLEQIRKSVKPA from the coding sequence ATGCAACAAAAAACTAGGGAGTGTTTTGTGAGTTCAGAAAAGAAAAATCCATCTAACAAAGAATGGCCATCATTTCCGGATGTCAATTTAGATTCGTGGAATAAAGCAGCGCAAAAGTCTGCGCCCAATGGAGATGTTGATCAGCTTGGCTGGAAAACTCCTGACGGAATTCATCTCAAAGCACTTTACACATCTTCTGACGCTAAAGATCTTAACTACACAGATACTTTACCGGGATTTGAACCATTTATACGTGGCCCTCAGGCAACAATGTATTCAGTCCGTCCTTGGACGATTCGCCAGTATGCCGGTTTCTCAACTGCAGAAGAATCAAATGCTTTTTATCGCAAAGCCTTAGAGGCTGGTGGTCAAGGTGTTTCTGTTGCATTTGACTTGGCTACACACCGTGGCTATGACTCTGATCATCCTCGCGTAACTGGTGACGTTGGTAAAGCTGGTGTAGCCATTGATTCTGTGGAAGATATGAAGATCTTGTTTGATGGCATACCGTTAGATAAGGTATCCGTATCAATGACGATGAACGGCGCGGTATTGCCTGTATTGGCAGGATACATTGTTGCTGGCGAGGAACAAGGGGTTAAACAAGAGCAACTGTCTGGGACGATTCAGAATGACATTCTGAAAGAGTTCATGGTGCGTAACACCTATATTTACCCACCTGAGCCTTCGATGCGAATCATCGGTGACATTATTGAATACACCGCAAAGAACATGCCAAAGTTCAACTCGATTTCCATTTCGGGTTATCACATGCAAGAGGCGGGCGCTAATCAAGTATTGGAATTGGCGTTTACTTTGGCTGACGGTAAAGAGTATGTAAAAACAGCATTGGCAAAAGGTCTGGATGTAGACGGTTTTGCTGGACGTCTTTCATTCTTCTTTGCTATTGGCATGAACTTCTATCTTGAAGTGGCTAAGTTGCGCGCGGCACGATTACTGTGGTGGCGCATTATGAAGTCCTTTGAACCAAAAAATCCAAAATCATTGATGTTGCGTACGCACTGTCAAACATCGGGCTGGTCTTTGACTGAGCAAGATCCGTATAACAATGTGGTGAGAACAACTGTTGAGGCGATGGCTGCCGTATTTGGTGGCACGCAGTCTTTGCATACCAATTCTTTGGATGAGGCGATTGCCTTGCCATCGGAGTTCTCAAGCCGTATCGCCCGTAATACACAGCTTATCCTACAAGAAGAGACTCACATCACTAGCGTAATCGACCCTTGGGCTGGTTCATACATGATGGAAAGTTTGACCCAGGAAATGGCAGACAAAGCATGGGAGATTATTCAAGAGGTTGATGCAATGGGCGGCATGACCAAGGCTGTTGAAAGTGGTTGGGCAAAGCTCAAAATTGAAGCAGCTGCTGCTGAGAAGCAAGCAAAAATCGATTCTGGTTCTGATGTGATTGTTGGCGTGAATAAATACAAGCTAGCGAAAGAGGATCTAGTTGACGTATTAATGATTGATAACGACAAGGTTCGCGATGGACAGGTAGCGCGTCTAAAGAATATCAAGGCAAAGCGTGATAGTAAAAAGGTAGAAGCTGCATTGCTGGCCTTAACTAAAGCCGCCGAGGAGGGCACAGGCAATTTATTGGAACTTTCTGTGAATGCAATTCGATTGCGTGCGACAGTTGGTGAAGTGTCTGATGCTTTGGAAAAAGTTTACGGGCGCCATCGCGCCGATACTCAAAAGGTGACCGGAGTGTATGCAGCTGCTTATGACTCAGCAGAGGGCTGGGCAAAATTACAAACAGAAATCGCTGATTTCGCAAAAGAGTTTGGCCGCCGTCCGCGCGTGATGATTGCCAAGCTTGGTCAAGACGGCCATGATCGCGGGGCAAAGGTTGTGGCAACTGCTTATGCCGATCTTGGATTTGACGTGGATATTGGACCTCTATTCCAAACTCCTGAAGAGTGCGCGCGACAAGCAATTGAAAACGACGTGCATGCATTGGGTGTATCTACACTCGCAGCTGGCCACAAGACCTTAGTGCCAGCAATCATTGCTGAGTTAAAAAAGCAAGGATCTGACGACATTATCGTATTCGTGGGTGGCGTTATCCCAAGACAGGACTATGAGTTCCTGTACGAAGCGGGAGTTAAAGGTATTTATGGTCCCGGCACACCGATTCCAGCTTCAGCAAAAGACGTGCTTGAGCAAATTCGTAAATCAGTTAAACCTGCTTAA